Proteins encoded in a region of the Streptomyces sp. NBC_00258 genome:
- a CDS encoding amidohydrolase, giving the protein MSRDSEADQPGEATLPGTLPGALAGALPGALPGTLPEALRTELVAFRRDLHMHPELGNQEFRTTAAIKARLERAGLHPRVLAIGTGLICDIGDPDPARPMLALRADIDALPIPDTKTECAYRSTVPDRAHACGHDIHTTVVLGAGLVLAQLHEQGLLNRAVRLIFQPAEEVLPGGAPDVIECGVLDGVGRIVGVHCDPKVDAGRIGLRHGPITSACDRLEVSLDGAGGHTARPHLTTDLVTAAARVVTDVPALVARRVDARAGLAVTWGRIESGHACNVIPQHAELSGTVRCLDLASWRAAPDLVHAAIDEIANLYRAKSEINYIRGVPPVVNDPDTTDLLRDAMAARRGLHSVEDTEQSLGGEDFSWYLEHVPGAMARLGVRTPGERTVRDLHQGDFDADESAITAGVELFTAAALLDAGA; this is encoded by the coding sequence ATGTCCCGAGATTCCGAGGCCGACCAGCCCGGGGAAGCCACGCTCCCCGGCACGCTCCCTGGTGCGCTCGCAGGCGCCCTGCCGGGCGCACTCCCCGGCACGCTGCCCGAGGCACTCCGCACGGAGCTCGTGGCGTTCCGCCGCGACCTGCACATGCACCCGGAGCTCGGCAACCAGGAGTTCCGCACCACCGCCGCCATCAAGGCGCGACTGGAGCGGGCCGGCCTTCACCCCCGCGTGCTCGCCATCGGGACCGGACTCATCTGTGACATCGGCGACCCGGACCCCGCGCGTCCGATGCTCGCCCTGCGTGCCGACATCGACGCCCTGCCCATCCCGGACACGAAGACCGAGTGCGCGTACCGCTCGACCGTGCCCGACCGGGCCCACGCCTGCGGCCACGACATCCACACGACCGTGGTGCTCGGGGCCGGCCTCGTCCTCGCCCAACTGCACGAGCAGGGCCTGCTCAACAGGGCCGTGCGCCTGATCTTCCAGCCCGCCGAGGAAGTACTGCCCGGCGGTGCTCCGGACGTCATCGAGTGCGGGGTACTGGACGGCGTCGGCCGGATCGTCGGGGTGCACTGCGACCCGAAGGTCGACGCGGGCCGGATCGGACTGCGGCACGGCCCCATCACCTCCGCCTGTGACCGGCTGGAGGTGTCGCTGGACGGGGCCGGCGGGCACACCGCACGGCCGCACCTCACCACCGACCTCGTGACCGCCGCCGCCCGCGTCGTCACGGACGTGCCCGCCCTGGTCGCCCGCCGGGTCGACGCGCGGGCCGGCCTCGCCGTCACCTGGGGACGGATCGAGTCGGGCCACGCCTGCAACGTCATCCCGCAGCACGCCGAGCTCTCCGGGACCGTACGGTGTCTGGATCTCGCCTCCTGGCGGGCCGCACCCGATCTGGTGCACGCCGCCATCGACGAGATCGCGAACCTGTACCGGGCCAAGTCGGAGATCAACTACATCCGAGGGGTGCCGCCGGTCGTCAACGACCCGGACACCACCGACCTGCTGCGGGACGCCATGGCCGCGCGGCGCGGACTCCACTCCGTGGAGGACACCGAGCAGAGCCTCGGCGGCGAGGACTTCTCCTGGTACCTGGAGCACGTGCCCGGGGCCATGGCCAGGCTCGGAGTGCGCACACCGGGGGAGCGGACCGTGCGGGATCTGCACCAGGGCGACTTCGACGCCGACGAGTCGGCGATCACCGCGGGAGTGGAGCTCTTCACCGCGGCAGCCCTCCTCGACGCCGGGGCCTGA
- a CDS encoding BMP family lipoprotein, giving the protein MRRVPRIALAGAAAASFALVLSACGGTSTSSGSSESKGDKGLAIAYDVGGRGDQSFNDAAYEGLKKAKGEFGYETADIEPTDGETDADKEQRLVSLAKQGHNPVIGIGYAYAPAVKAAAEKYPDTTFGIVDDSTIEAENVADLVFSEQEASYLAGVAAAKATKTNTVGFVGGVDIPLIHKFGAGFAQGVKDTKPGVKVLSQYLTQTAEEGGFSSPDKGKTAAEGQIEKKADVVYAAAGLSGQGVIEAASADKVWAIGVDSDQYKQEALGKYKDAILTSATKDVAKAVYNLAKSVEDGKPETGIVRGDLKSGEVGLADSNPKFKSDTAVQEAVQAAKEKIIGGEIKVKSS; this is encoded by the coding sequence ATGCGCCGGGTTCCCCGCATCGCGCTCGCAGGCGCAGCGGCCGCCTCTTTCGCCCTCGTCCTCTCCGCCTGTGGCGGTACGTCGACCTCCTCCGGTTCGTCGGAGTCGAAGGGCGACAAGGGCCTCGCCATCGCGTACGACGTCGGCGGCAGGGGCGACCAGTCCTTCAACGACGCCGCGTACGAGGGCCTGAAGAAGGCGAAGGGCGAGTTCGGCTACGAGACCGCCGACATCGAGCCCACCGACGGTGAGACGGACGCCGACAAGGAGCAGCGGCTCGTCTCGCTGGCCAAGCAGGGCCACAACCCGGTCATCGGCATCGGCTACGCCTACGCGCCGGCCGTCAAGGCGGCCGCGGAGAAGTACCCCGACACCACCTTCGGCATCGTCGACGACTCCACCATCGAGGCGGAGAACGTCGCGGACCTGGTCTTCTCCGAGCAGGAGGCCTCCTACCTCGCCGGTGTCGCGGCCGCCAAGGCGACCAAGACCAACACGGTCGGCTTCGTCGGCGGCGTGGACATCCCGCTGATCCACAAGTTCGGGGCGGGCTTCGCGCAGGGCGTCAAGGACACCAAGCCCGGCGTGAAGGTCCTCTCGCAGTACCTGACGCAGACCGCCGAGGAGGGCGGCTTCTCCAGCCCCGACAAGGGCAAGACGGCCGCCGAGGGCCAGATCGAGAAGAAGGCCGACGTCGTCTACGCGGCGGCCGGTCTGTCGGGTCAGGGTGTCATCGAGGCCGCCTCCGCCGACAAGGTGTGGGCGATCGGTGTCGACTCCGACCAGTACAAGCAGGAAGCTCTGGGCAAGTACAAGGACGCCATCCTCACCTCCGCGACGAAGGATGTCGCCAAGGCGGTGTACAACCTCGCGAAGTCGGTCGAGGACGGCAAGCCCGAGACCGGTATCGTCAGGGGCGACTTGAAGTCCGGTGAGGTCGGCCTCGCGGACTCCAACCCGAAGTTCAAGAGCGACACCGCGGTCCAGGAAGCCGTTCAGGCGGCCAAGGAGAAGATCATCGGCGGCGAGATCAAGGTCAAGTCCAGCTGA
- a CDS encoding cytidine deaminase: MTSAETGSGPEVDWESLREVAREAMSRAYAPYSGFPVGVAALVDDGRVISGCNVENASYGLGLCAECGLVAQLHNTGGGRLTHFTCVDGRGEILVPCGRCRQLLYEFGGPDLIMETPAGILPLSEMLPQAFGPGHLRK, from the coding sequence GTGACGTCCGCCGAAACCGGGTCCGGGCCCGAGGTCGACTGGGAGTCCCTGCGGGAGGTGGCCCGCGAGGCCATGTCCCGTGCGTACGCCCCGTACTCGGGCTTCCCGGTCGGTGTCGCGGCCCTGGTCGACGACGGCCGGGTGATCTCCGGGTGCAACGTCGAGAACGCCTCGTACGGGCTCGGGCTGTGCGCCGAGTGCGGACTGGTCGCGCAGCTCCACAACACCGGGGGCGGCCGGCTCACGCACTTCACCTGCGTGGACGGCCGCGGCGAGATCCTGGTCCCGTGCGGCCGCTGCCGCCAGCTGCTGTACGAGTTCGGCGGCCCCGATCTGATCATGGAGACGCCGGCCGGGATCCTGCCGCTCTCGGAGATGCTTCCGCAGGCCTTCGGGCCGGGGCACCTCCGCAAGTAA
- a CDS encoding N-acetylneuraminate synthase family protein: MSTNSRLRQFGSKTAGPGHPVYVVGEIGINHNGSLENAFKLIDAAAEAGCDAVKFQKRTPEICTPRDQWDIERDTPWGRMTYIDYRHRVEFGEDEYRQIDEYSKSKNIAWFASPWDTEAVAFLEKFDVPAHKVASASLTDDELLRALRSTNRTVILSTGMSTPKQIRHAVEVLGSDNILMCHATSTYPAQAEELNLRVINTLQAEFPNVPIGYSGHETGLQTTLAAVALGATFVERHITLDRAMWGSDQAASVEPQGLTRLVRDIRTIEASLGDGVKKVYESELGPMKKLRRVPGVVAEAEIAAAAGEPVAV; this comes from the coding sequence ATGAGCACCAACTCCCGTCTGCGCCAGTTCGGTTCGAAGACCGCCGGCCCGGGTCACCCCGTCTACGTCGTCGGCGAGATCGGCATCAACCACAACGGCTCCCTCGAGAACGCCTTCAAGCTGATCGACGCCGCCGCCGAGGCCGGCTGCGACGCCGTGAAGTTCCAGAAGCGCACCCCGGAGATCTGCACCCCGCGCGACCAGTGGGACATCGAGCGCGACACCCCCTGGGGCCGCATGACCTACATCGACTACCGCCACCGCGTGGAGTTCGGCGAGGACGAGTACCGCCAGATCGACGAGTACTCCAAGTCGAAGAACATCGCCTGGTTCGCCTCCCCGTGGGACACCGAGGCCGTCGCCTTCCTGGAGAAGTTCGACGTCCCCGCCCACAAGGTCGCCTCCGCCTCCCTCACGGACGACGAGCTGCTGCGCGCCCTGCGCTCCACCAACCGCACGGTCATCCTCTCCACCGGCATGTCGACGCCGAAGCAGATCCGCCACGCGGTCGAGGTCCTCGGCAGCGACAACATCCTGATGTGCCACGCCACGTCGACCTACCCGGCGCAGGCCGAGGAGCTCAACCTCCGCGTCATCAACACCCTCCAGGCGGAGTTCCCGAACGTCCCGATCGGCTACTCCGGCCACGAGACGGGCCTGCAGACCACCCTCGCCGCGGTCGCCCTGGGCGCCACCTTCGTCGAGCGTCACATCACCCTCGACCGCGCGATGTGGGGCTCCGACCAGGCCGCCTCCGTCGAGCCGCAGGGCCTGACCCGCCTCGTCCGCGACATCCGCACCATCGAGGCCTCCCTCGGCGACGGTGTCAAGAAGGTCTACGAGTCCGAGCTCGGCCCGATGAAGAAGCTGCGCCGCGTCCCGGGCGTCGTCGCCGAGGCCGAGATCGCGGCGGCGGCGGGCGAGCCGGTCGCGGTCTGA
- a CDS encoding ABC transporter permease — MKKFDKERLLLAVAGPVIALVVAVALTSVVLIASGKNPFEPYSIMFEQATFSDIQVLIINQASLYYIAALAVAIGFRMNLFNIGVDGQYQLAAMMAAVVGAHASLPAVLQVPLLLLTAVLTGAFWSGIAGVLKVTRGVSEVVATIMLNAIATSVIAYFWLPNVFGVKVGNNNTTGEMHESGWIPGFDMGDAGEIYGLVVLAALLGIGYWVVLNRTRFGFDLRASGASETAAAASGVNPKRMVLTAMLISGGLAGLAGLPILLGDSHTYSLNFPTGIGFLGIGIALLGRNNPTGIAFAALLWAWLDKASPELDFHGYDKEIAVIMQGLIVIAVVVSYEAVREWGLRRQQRRVGAELAAGHVLGATSDNSTQKEVAGR; from the coding sequence ATGAAGAAGTTCGACAAGGAGCGACTGCTCCTCGCGGTGGCCGGACCGGTCATCGCGCTCGTCGTGGCCGTGGCGCTGACCTCGGTCGTGCTGATCGCCTCGGGGAAGAACCCGTTCGAGCCGTACTCGATCATGTTCGAGCAGGCCACGTTCTCCGACATCCAGGTCCTGATCATCAACCAGGCCTCGCTGTACTACATCGCGGCGCTCGCGGTGGCCATCGGCTTCCGGATGAACCTGTTCAACATCGGCGTGGACGGCCAGTACCAGCTCGCCGCCATGATGGCCGCGGTGGTCGGTGCCCACGCCAGCCTGCCGGCGGTCCTCCAGGTCCCGCTGCTGCTCCTCACCGCCGTGCTCACCGGCGCCTTCTGGTCCGGCATCGCCGGTGTCCTCAAGGTCACCCGAGGGGTCAGTGAGGTCGTCGCGACGATCATGCTGAACGCGATCGCGACCTCCGTCATCGCCTACTTCTGGCTGCCCAACGTCTTCGGCGTCAAGGTCGGCAACAACAACACCACCGGCGAGATGCACGAGTCCGGCTGGATCCCCGGCTTCGACATGGGCGACGCCGGCGAGATCTACGGCCTCGTCGTCCTCGCGGCCCTGCTCGGCATCGGCTACTGGGTCGTCCTCAACCGCACCCGCTTCGGCTTCGACCTGCGCGCCTCCGGCGCCTCGGAGACCGCCGCCGCGGCCAGCGGTGTGAACCCCAAGCGCATGGTCCTCACCGCCATGCTGATCTCCGGCGGCCTGGCCGGTCTCGCGGGCCTGCCGATCCTGCTCGGCGACTCGCACACGTACAGCCTGAACTTCCCGACCGGCATCGGCTTCCTCGGAATCGGTATCGCCCTGCTCGGCCGCAACAACCCGACGGGCATCGCCTTCGCGGCCCTCCTCTGGGCCTGGCTGGACAAGGCCTCGCCCGAGCTCGACTTCCACGGGTACGACAAGGAGATCGCGGTCATCATGCAGGGCCTGATCGTGATCGCGGTCGTCGTCTCGTACGAGGCCGTGCGCGAGTGGGGCCTGCGCCGCCAGCAGCGCCGCGTCGGCGCCGAACTCGCGGCGGGCCACGTGCTCGGCGCCACCTCCGACAACTCGACCCAGAAGGAGGTGGCCGGACGATGA
- a CDS encoding BMP family lipoprotein: MRRISSLTRVAVGVASLALAATACGGTSSDSSSSDSSESKGGKGLAIAYDVGGKGDQSFNDAAYAGLEKAKKEFGYQTADIEPTDGETDADKEQRLVSLAKQGYNPVVGVGFAYGPALEAAAKKYPKTSFGIVDSVVEGDNVASLVFAEQEASYLAGVAAAKATKTNTVGFVGGVDIPLIHKFEAGYTQGVKDTKPSVKVLSQYLTQTAEEGGFSSPDKGKAAAEGQLEKNADVIYQAAGLSGQGVIEAAAKKKVWAIGVDSDQYKQEALAAYKDYILTSALKDVGGAVYSLAKSVEDGKPLTGVQTFDLKVDGVGLADSNPKMGEIAGLTDAVAKAKASIIDGTIKVKTE, encoded by the coding sequence ATGCGTCGGATATCCAGCCTGACCCGCGTCGCGGTGGGGGTCGCGTCGCTGGCACTGGCGGCGACCGCCTGTGGCGGCACCAGCAGCGACAGCAGCAGTAGCGACAGCAGCGAGAGCAAGGGTGGCAAGGGCCTTGCCATCGCGTACGACGTCGGCGGCAAGGGCGACCAGTCCTTCAACGATGCCGCGTACGCCGGTCTGGAGAAGGCGAAGAAGGAGTTCGGCTACCAGACCGCCGACATCGAGCCCACCGACGGCGAGACGGACGCCGACAAGGAGCAGCGCCTGGTCTCGCTGGCCAAGCAGGGCTACAACCCGGTCGTCGGCGTCGGCTTCGCCTACGGCCCCGCGCTGGAGGCCGCCGCCAAGAAGTACCCGAAGACCAGCTTCGGCATCGTGGACTCCGTGGTCGAGGGCGACAACGTCGCGTCGCTCGTCTTCGCCGAGCAGGAGGCCTCGTACCTCGCCGGTGTCGCGGCCGCCAAGGCCACCAAGACCAACACGGTCGGCTTCGTCGGCGGTGTGGACATCCCGCTGATCCACAAGTTCGAGGCCGGCTACACGCAGGGCGTCAAGGACACCAAGCCCAGCGTGAAGGTCCTCTCGCAGTACCTGACGCAGACCGCCGAGGAGGGCGGCTTCTCCAGCCCCGACAAGGGCAAGGCCGCGGCCGAGGGCCAGCTGGAGAAGAACGCGGACGTCATCTACCAGGCCGCCGGCCTGTCCGGCCAGGGTGTCATCGAGGCCGCGGCCAAGAAGAAGGTCTGGGCGATCGGTGTCGACTCCGACCAGTACAAGCAGGAGGCGCTGGCCGCGTACAAGGACTACATCCTGACGTCGGCGCTCAAGGACGTCGGCGGCGCGGTGTACTCCCTCGCCAAGTCGGTCGAGGACGGCAAGCCGCTGACCGGTGTCCAGACCTTCGACCTGAAGGTGGACGGCGTCGGCCTCGCCGACAGCAACCCGAAGATGGGCGAGATCGCCGGTCTCACGGACGCGGTGGCCAAGGCCAAGGCGAGCATCATCGACGGCACCATCAAGGTGAAGACCGAGTAG
- a CDS encoding thymidine phosphorylase, translated as MDAISVIRTKRDRGELSDEQIDWVIDAYTRGEVADYQMAALNMAILLNGMNRGEIARWTAAMIASGERMDFSSLSRPTADKHSTGGVGDKITLPLAPLVAACGAAVPQLSGRGLGHTGGTLDKLESIPGWRALLSNEEMLSVLDEVGAVICAAGDGLAPADKKLYALRDVTGTVEAIPLIASSIMSKKIAEGTGSLVLDVKVGTGAFMKTIEDARELASTMVGLGTDHGVKTVALLTDMSTPLGLTAGNALEVRESVEVLAGGGPADVVELTLALAREMLDAAGVKDADPAKALADGSAMDAWRRMIAAQGGDPDAPLPTSREQHVVKAPSSGVLTRLDAYDIGIAAWRLGAGRARKEDPVQAAAGVEMHAKPGDTVTEGQPLLTLHTDTPERFEYALAAVEGSYDVAAPGTDFTAAPVVLERIA; from the coding sequence ATGGATGCCATCTCCGTCATCCGCACCAAGCGCGACCGCGGCGAGCTGAGCGACGAGCAGATCGACTGGGTCATCGACGCGTACACGCGCGGCGAGGTCGCCGACTACCAGATGGCCGCCCTGAACATGGCGATCCTGCTCAACGGCATGAACCGCGGCGAGATCGCCCGCTGGACGGCCGCGATGATCGCCTCCGGCGAGCGCATGGACTTCTCGTCCTTGTCCCGCCCGACCGCCGACAAGCACTCCACGGGCGGCGTCGGCGACAAGATCACCCTTCCGCTGGCCCCGCTCGTGGCGGCCTGCGGCGCGGCCGTCCCGCAGCTCTCGGGCCGGGGCCTCGGCCACACCGGCGGCACCCTCGACAAGCTGGAGTCGATCCCGGGCTGGCGCGCCCTGCTCTCGAACGAGGAGATGCTCTCCGTACTGGACGAGGTCGGCGCGGTGATCTGCGCGGCGGGCGACGGCCTGGCCCCGGCGGACAAGAAGCTGTACGCGCTGCGGGACGTGACGGGAACGGTCGAGGCGATCCCCCTCATCGCCTCCTCGATCATGTCGAAGAAGATCGCGGAGGGCACGGGCTCCCTCGTCCTGGACGTGAAGGTGGGCACGGGCGCCTTCATGAAGACGATCGAGGACGCGCGCGAACTGGCCTCCACGATGGTCGGGCTGGGCACGGACCACGGCGTTAAGACGGTGGCCCTGCTGACGGACATGTCGACCCCGCTGGGCCTGACGGCGGGCAACGCCCTCGAAGTCCGCGAGTCGGTCGAGGTGCTGGCCGGCGGAGGCCCCGCGGACGTCGTCGAACTGACCCTCGCCCTGGCCCGCGAGATGCTCGACGCGGCGGGCGTGAAGGACGCCGACCCCGCGAAGGCACTGGCCGACGGCTCGGCGATGGACGCCTGGCGCCGCATGATCGCCGCACAGGGCGGCGACCCGGACGCCCCGCTCCCCACCTCCCGCGAGCAGCACGTGGTCAAGGCCCCCTCCTCGGGCGTACTGACCCGCCTGGACGCGTACGACATCGGCATCGCCGCCTGGCGCCTCGGTGCGGGCCGCGCCCGCAAGGAGGACCCGGTCCAGGCCGCGGCGGGCGTCGAGATGCACGCCAAGCCGGGCGACACGGTGACCGAGGGCCAGCCCCTGCTGACGCTGCACACGGACACCCCGGAACGCTTCGAGTACGCGCTGGCGGCCGTCGAGGGCTCGTACGACGTGGCAGCACCGGGCACGGACTTCACGGCGGCGCCGGTCGTGCTGGAACGTATCGCCTGA
- a CDS encoding ABC transporter ATP-binding protein, translating into MTAVELAGITKRFPGVVANHDIHLSVRKGTVHALVGENGAGKSTLMKILYGMQKPDEGTIAVDGDQATFSSPADAIARGIGMVHQHFMLADNLTVLENVVLGSEKSYGIGAKARRRIVELSERYGLGARPDALVEELGVADRQRVEILKVLYRGARILILDEPTAVLVPQEVDALFANLRELKSEGLSVIFISHKLGEVLAVADDITVIRRGTTVGTAVPSETTSRQLAELMVGSELPTPETAESTVTDRPVLTVEDLRLVAPGGKALLDDISFTIHEGEILGLAGVEGNGQTELIEALIGLKAADSGTITLAAEEITSWATRRRREQGIGYIPEDRHRHGLLLEAPLWENRILGHVTEKPNAKGVWLDIKGAQDDTRRIVEAYDVRTPGIDVTAASLSGGNQQKLIVGREMTHKPRFLIAAHPTRGVDVGAQAAIWDHIREARREGLAVLLISADLDELIGLSDTLRVIYNGKLVADADPATITPEELGSAMTGAASGHLENEELVEQLEEQAELEEHAETPADGPADAPEDEAR; encoded by the coding sequence GTGACCGCAGTCGAACTCGCCGGGATCACCAAGCGGTTCCCCGGCGTCGTGGCCAACCACGACATCCACCTCAGCGTCCGCAAGGGCACGGTCCACGCGCTCGTCGGCGAGAACGGCGCCGGCAAGTCGACGCTGATGAAGATCCTCTACGGCATGCAGAAGCCGGACGAGGGGACCATCGCCGTCGACGGGGACCAGGCCACCTTCTCGTCGCCCGCCGACGCCATCGCCCGCGGCATCGGCATGGTCCACCAGCACTTCATGCTCGCCGACAACCTCACCGTCCTGGAGAACGTCGTCCTGGGCAGCGAGAAGTCGTACGGCATCGGCGCCAAGGCCCGTCGCAGGATCGTCGAGCTCTCCGAGCGCTACGGCCTCGGCGCGCGGCCCGACGCCCTCGTCGAGGAGCTCGGCGTCGCCGACCGCCAGCGCGTGGAGATCCTCAAGGTCCTCTACCGCGGCGCCCGGATCCTCATCCTCGACGAGCCCACCGCGGTCCTCGTGCCGCAGGAGGTCGACGCGCTCTTCGCCAACCTGCGTGAGCTCAAGTCCGAGGGCCTGTCGGTCATCTTCATCTCGCACAAGCTGGGCGAGGTCCTGGCGGTCGCCGACGACATCACGGTGATCCGCCGGGGCACGACGGTCGGCACGGCCGTCCCGTCCGAGACCACCTCGCGCCAGCTCGCCGAGCTGATGGTCGGCAGCGAACTGCCCACCCCGGAGACCGCCGAGTCCACGGTCACCGACCGGCCGGTGCTCACCGTCGAGGACCTGCGCCTGGTCGCCCCGGGCGGCAAGGCACTGCTCGACGACATCAGCTTCACCATCCACGAGGGCGAGATCCTCGGCCTCGCCGGTGTCGAGGGCAACGGCCAGACCGAGCTGATCGAGGCCCTCATCGGCCTCAAGGCGGCCGACTCCGGCACCATCACGCTGGCCGCCGAGGAGATCACCTCCTGGGCCACCCGCAGGCGCCGCGAGCAGGGCATCGGCTACATCCCCGAGGACCGCCACCGCCACGGCCTGCTCCTGGAGGCCCCGCTCTGGGAGAACCGCATCCTCGGCCACGTCACCGAGAAGCCCAACGCGAAGGGCGTCTGGCTCGACATCAAGGGCGCCCAGGACGACACGCGCCGCATCGTCGAGGCGTACGACGTCCGCACGCCCGGCATCGACGTCACCGCCGCCTCGCTGTCCGGCGGCAACCAGCAGAAGCTGATCGTCGGCCGGGAGATGACCCACAAGCCGCGGTTCCTGATCGCCGCCCACCCCACCCGGGGTGTGGACGTCGGCGCACAGGCCGCGATCTGGGACCACATCCGCGAGGCCCGCCGCGAGGGCCTGGCCGTCCTGCTGATCTCCGCCGACCTGGACGAGCTCATCGGCCTCTCCGACACCCTCCGGGTGATCTACAACGGCAAGCTGGTCGCGGACGCCGATCCGGCGACCATCACCCCGGAGGAGCTCGGCTCGGCCATGACCGGCGCCGCCTCCGGACACCTCGAGAACGAAGAGCTCGTGGAACAGCTCGAAGAGCAGGCAGAGCTCGAAGAGCATGCCGAGACGCCGGCCGACGGCCCGGCAGACGCCCCGGAAGACGAGGCCCGCTGA
- a CDS encoding ABC transporter permease — protein sequence MTTVTDLNQPSLQPTAPKGRRLTLPVLLLVIAGGLALTSIVRIITGADGITNVSQMSTALELAVPIGLAGLGGLWAERAGVVNIGLEGMMILGTWFGAWAGYQWGPWNGILIGIIGGCVGGLLHAIVTVTFNVNHIVSGVAINILALGATRYLAPLAFEGVQGGSAKQSPPVESIGNFTVPGLSDALVDLNDKGWFFISDLAGLLGGLVTNVSWLTLIAIALIPATWWILWRTAFGLRLRSCGENPVAAESLGVNVYKYKYLAVIISGGLAGLGGVFLSIVANPFYLEGQTSGRGYIGLAAMIFGNWMPGGLALGAGLFGYTDSLNLRGGAENVHALLLLGAILLAIGAIWLLVRKRYVPGVITLAVGVLVFTWYSLTDVVPNQVVSATPYVITLLVLSLSAQRLRMPKADGMPYRRGQGK from the coding sequence ATGACCACCGTGACCGACCTCAACCAGCCCTCGCTGCAGCCCACGGCGCCCAAGGGCCGCCGGCTCACGCTCCCCGTCCTTCTGCTGGTCATCGCGGGCGGCCTCGCGCTGACCTCGATCGTCCGCATCATCACCGGCGCCGACGGCATCACCAACGTCAGCCAGATGTCGACCGCGCTCGAACTGGCCGTCCCGATCGGCCTGGCCGGTCTCGGCGGACTGTGGGCCGAGCGCGCGGGCGTCGTCAACATCGGCCTCGAAGGCATGATGATCCTCGGCACCTGGTTCGGCGCCTGGGCCGGCTACCAGTGGGGACCGTGGAACGGCATCCTCATCGGCATCATCGGCGGCTGCGTCGGCGGCCTGCTGCACGCCATCGTCACGGTCACCTTCAACGTCAACCACATCGTCTCCGGTGTGGCCATCAACATCCTGGCCCTCGGCGCCACCCGCTACCTCGCCCCGCTCGCCTTCGAGGGCGTGCAGGGCGGCTCGGCCAAGCAGTCCCCGCCGGTCGAGTCGATCGGCAACTTCACGGTGCCGGGGCTGTCCGACGCGCTCGTCGACCTCAACGACAAGGGCTGGTTCTTCATCTCGGACCTCGCCGGTCTGCTCGGCGGTCTGGTCACCAACGTGTCCTGGCTGACCCTGATCGCGATCGCGCTCATCCCGGCCACCTGGTGGATCCTGTGGCGCACCGCCTTCGGCCTGCGCCTGCGGTCCTGCGGCGAGAACCCGGTCGCGGCGGAGTCGCTCGGCGTCAACGTCTACAAGTACAAGTACCTGGCCGTGATCATCTCCGGCGGCCTGGCGGGCCTCGGCGGTGTCTTCCTCTCCATCGTCGCCAACCCCTTCTACCTGGAGGGGCAGACCAGTGGCCGCGGCTACATCGGTCTCGCGGCGATGATCTTCGGCAACTGGATGCCGGGCGGACTCGCCCTCGGCGCGGGCCTGTTCGGCTACACCGACAGCCTCAACCTGCGCGGCGGCGCCGAGAACGTCCACGCGCTGCTGCTGCTCGGCGCCATACTGCTGGCCATCGGCGCGATCTGGCTGCTGGTCAGGAAGAGGTACGTGCCCGGCGTGATCACCCTGGCTGTCGGCGTCCTGGTGTTCACCTGGTACTCGCTCACCGACGTGGTGCCGAACCAGGTCGTCTCCGCCACGCCGTACGTCATCACGCTGCTCGTCCTCTCCCTGTCCGCACAGCGGCTGCGGATGCCGAAGGCGGACGGCATGCCGTACCGGCGGGGGCAGGGCAAGTGA